AGCGTCTGCTCAACGCCCTGGAGCCGGGCACGGTGCTGCCCGTGCACCGCCATCCCCACACGGATGAAACCTATGTCATCCTGCGCGGCCGCTTCGACGTGATTTTCTGCGACGAGCACGGCCGCCAGACGCAGCGTTTCGCGCTCGACCCGCTGAAAGGCGTCTACGGCATCCACGTCCCCAAAGGGCAGTGGCACACGCTGGAGGTTCTCGAAAGCGGCACGGTGCTGTTCGAGGTCAAGGACGGTCCCTATGCGCCGTTGGCGCCGGAGGACATGGTGCGATGACGCGGGCTGCCGAACGACTGTTCGCCCTCGTGCGGGCGACGCTGCGCAACCGTATGGACGACGCATCGCTGTTCGAGGGGACCGACGCGGCGCAGTGGCGTGAAATCTACGACCTCTCCTCGGTGCAGGGCGTGCTGGCCCAGGCGTGGGACGGGATGCAGCTCCTGCCCGAAGCGATGCGGCCGCCCAGGGCGCTGCGCCTGCAATGGGCCGTCAACGTCGAACGGATCGAAAAGGTCTACCGCCGGCAGGAGCGGGCCATCGCCCGCCTCGCGGCGTTCTACCGCGAGCATGCGATCCCGATGATGCTGCTCAAGGGCTACGGCTTGAGCCTTTTCTATCCCGTTCCGGAACACCGTCCCTGCGGGGACATCGACATCTGGCTTTTCGGGCGTCAGCCCGAGGCCGACAAGCTGGTCGCCCGGGAGTGGGGCGTTCCGGTCGACGTGCACAAGGAGCACCACACGACGTTCGACGTCGACGGCATCATGGTCGAGAACCATTACGACTTTGTCAATAAGGAGACGCACGCCTCCAACGCGCGTCTCGAACGGCTGTTCAAGCAGTATGCCGCGCAGCCCGGCGAGTCGGTCGCCGTTGCGGGCGTAGCCGTCTACCTGCCTTCGGAGCAGCTCAACGCCCTGTTCCTGCTGCGCCATGCCGCCGTGCATTTCGCGGCGATCAACATCGGCCTGCGGCATGTTCTGGACTGGTGCGTCTTCGTCGCGCACTGCCACGACCGGATCGACTGGCCGGCTCTGTACGCCGTGGCCCGGGAGACCCGGATGGTCGGGTTTCTGAACTGCCTCAACGCCCTCTGCGTCGACTGCCTGGGGCTGGAGGCCCCGTCGCTCCCGGATTTCGAACGCGACGCCGAACTCGAAAAGCGGGTGCTGGACGAAATCCTCTCCCCGGCGTTCTCCGGCGAGCAGCCCGAAGGGTTGCTGCGCGTGGTCCGGTTCAAGACCCGCCGCTGGTGGGCGAACCGCTGGAAACACCGGCTGGTCTTCGACGAGGGTCTTGCCGGCGCCTTCGTGCATTCGGCCTGGGCGCACCTGAAACGTCCCCGATCCATCGCACACTGACGGGAGCCGGCTTATGCCGGCTCTTCCGTTTTACCGCATAACCCGATCGCATGATGAAGAAAAAGAGCCACCCGGAATTCGTGCGTGCCCTGAAGGCGCGGAATCTCAAAATCACGGTCGTCGGAACATACGAAAACTGCCTCTCCCGGGTTGCCGTAAGATGCGACGTATGCGGTTGGGAGTGGGCGCCGGTCGGGGGCAGCCTGTTGCGCGGCCACGGTTGTCCCAAGTGCGCGGGAACCATGCGGAAATCCCACGCGGAGTTCGTGGAGGAGCTAAAATCCAGAAGGGATGACGTGATCATCGTCGGCCCGTATGTGAAAGCGCTCGAAAAGACCCGGTTCCGGTTCCTGAAATGCGGACACGAATGGGACGTGACCCCTGCGCATATACTTAACGGCCGGGGATGTCCGTTGTGCGCGCATTCCCGCCGGGGAGCGTCCCAGCGGCTGACGATGGAGCGTTTTTTGAAACGCCTCCATAAAATCGACCGGAATCTCGTCGTCCGGGAGGGCGGGAAATATGTAAACTATACGACGCCGATCCCTCTCCGCTGCAACGCCTGCAAATACGAGTACGAAGTAAAGCCGAGCGATGTTCTGCACGGTGGCGGCTGTCCGAACTGCCACAGGGCATGCACTTCCTTTCCGGAACAGTTTATCCGCCACGCCTTTGTCCGCATGCTCGGCGAATCGGAAGTCCTGTCGCGGGACAAGACTGCGGCAGGTGTCGAACTGGACGTCTGCATTCCCGCCTTGAGGGCGGCCGTGGAACCCGGTTCGTGGTACTGGCATCGGAATCTGGTGGAGAGGGATCGGGAAAAGCGTCTGCTGTGCGAAAGGAAAGGCATCCGGCTGATAACCGTATATGACCATTATGATGAAACGGCCGTTCCTTTCGACGATTGCCTGGTGACTCCCTGCGACCTTGCCTCCCGCCGGAATATGGACAAGCTGGTTGCGGTGACGAAAACCCTCCTCGGGGCGTTCGGGCTGGATTCGGACCTCGCCGCGGGCGAATGGGAGACGATCCGGAGGAGGGCCGAACTGGATTCGCGGCGGATGACCACCGAAGAATTCCGGGCGGAGCTGGCCGGGATCAATGATAAAATCGAGGTTATCGGCGAATACACGAGGGCCTCTGATAAAATCAGGGTGCGGTGCAAGGTCTGCAATCACGAGTGGTCCGTTGCGCCCACGACCCTGCGCCGGGGTTCGGGATGCGCCAGCTGTGCCGGCAGGTTGAAACTCACGCATGAACGGTTCGTCGAAAGATTGAACCTGTTGCATCCGGAGATCGTCCCTCTGACCGAGTATGTCAACAGCCAGACCCGCATGACATTCGAGTGCAGGGCCTGCGGCCATGTATGGTCGGCGCAGGCGTATGGCCTCATCGCGAAATCCCGCTCTTCCGGCTGCCGGAAATGCTCCGTTTGGGCGATGCTGCGACGACGAAGCCGGAAGGTAAGGTGCATCACCACCGGTGAGGTGTTCGACACGCTTCGGGAAGCCGCCGCCAAATACGGCGTCAGCCGCTCGGCGATCAGCCAGTGTTGCAGCGAGCCTCCGAAACTCAAACGTGCCGGCGGCCGGGAGTGGGAATACGTCGACCTGCTTTCCGGAGAGCGTTGACCTGACGCGGCCGATGCGCGGGAACCGGCCGGATAAAACCGGTCTCTCCTTCCCGAAAACGAAAAAAGGAAGGCCTCGACCTTCCTTTCTCTGGTGATCCCGCTGGGGCTCGAACCCAGGACCCCAACATTAAAAGTGTTGTGCTCTACCAGCTGAGCTACGGAATCTCCGTGTGCCAAAATGGGAATCGTTTCCGTTTTGGTGGTGCAAATGTACGGATTTATTTTTAAAATCCAATACCCGGCCTGCAAATTTTGCGCAAAAGTGTGTTTTTTGCCTTTCCGGCTGCCGGATGCCGCCTGCAGGCGATAGGCGTCCGGGCATCTTCCGGCGGTTTCGGCCGGCCGGGATTGTGAAATTTGGCGCGCGGATTTTGTTTTGCCGAAATAAAAGGATATTTTTGTAGGCGTTAAGATGAAATCTAACTTTTAAAACCGAATAATTCTATGTGTAAAGCGCTGATAATCGGAGCCGGCGGCGTCGGAACGGTGGTGACGCAGAAAATCGCGGCCAATCCCGTCTTCACGGACGTGATGCTGGCCAGCCGTACCAAATCCAAATGCGACGCCGTTGCGGCCGCCATCGGCGGCAACCGCGTGAAGACCGCCGAGGTCGACGCCGACAGCGTGCCGCAGCTGTGCGAACTGTTCCGCGCGTTCAAACCCGACATCGTGGTCAACGTGGCGCTTCCGTACCAGGATCTCACGATCATGGACGCCTGCCTCGAATGCGGCTGCAACTACCTCGACACGGCCAACTACGAGCCGAAGGACGAGGCGCATTTCGAATACTCGTGGCAGTGGGCCTATCAGGACCGCTTCAAGGCCGCGGGACTCACGGCGATCCTCGGCTGTGGTTTCGACCCGGGCGTGACGGCCATCTTCACGGCCTATGCCGCCAAGCACCATTTCGATGAAATCCACTACCTCGACATCGTCGACTGCAACGCCGGCAACCACGGCATGGCTTTCGCCACGAACTTCAACCCCGAGATCAACATCCGCGAGGTGACCCAGAAAGGGCGTTATTACGAGAACGGAGAGTGGGTGGTGACCGAGCCGCACGAGATCCACAAGCCGCTCAATTATCCGGGCATCGGCGAGCGCGAGTCGTACGTCATCTACCACGAGGAGCTGGAGTCGCTCGTGAAGAACTATCCCACGATCCGGCGTGCGCGCTTCTGGATGACCTTCGGTCAGGAGTACCTGACGCACCTGCGCGTG
This Alistipes shahii WAL 8301 DNA region includes the following protein-coding sequences:
- a CDS encoding WbuC family cupin fold metalloprotein gives rise to the protein MILDDKLLDEVTARAKTSERLRMNFNLHDSLDAKAQRLLNALEPGTVLPVHRHPHTDETYVILRGRFDVIFCDEHGRQTQRFALDPLKGVYGIHVPKGQWHTLEVLESGTVLFEVKDGPYAPLAPEDMVR
- a CDS encoding nucleotidyltransferase family protein, whose protein sequence is MTRAAERLFALVRATLRNRMDDASLFEGTDAAQWREIYDLSSVQGVLAQAWDGMQLLPEAMRPPRALRLQWAVNVERIEKVYRRQERAIARLAAFYREHAIPMMLLKGYGLSLFYPVPEHRPCGDIDIWLFGRQPEADKLVAREWGVPVDVHKEHHTTFDVDGIMVENHYDFVNKETHASNARLERLFKQYAAQPGESVAVAGVAVYLPSEQLNALFLLRHAAVHFAAINIGLRHVLDWCVFVAHCHDRIDWPALYAVARETRMVGFLNCLNALCVDCLGLEAPSLPDFERDAELEKRVLDEILSPAFSGEQPEGLLRVVRFKTRRWWANRWKHRLVFDEGLAGAFVHSAWAHLKRPRSIAH
- a CDS encoding zinc-ribbon domain-containing protein — protein: MMKKKSHPEFVRALKARNLKITVVGTYENCLSRVAVRCDVCGWEWAPVGGSLLRGHGCPKCAGTMRKSHAEFVEELKSRRDDVIIVGPYVKALEKTRFRFLKCGHEWDVTPAHILNGRGCPLCAHSRRGASQRLTMERFLKRLHKIDRNLVVREGGKYVNYTTPIPLRCNACKYEYEVKPSDVLHGGGCPNCHRACTSFPEQFIRHAFVRMLGESEVLSRDKTAAGVELDVCIPALRAAVEPGSWYWHRNLVERDREKRLLCERKGIRLITVYDHYDETAVPFDDCLVTPCDLASRRNMDKLVAVTKTLLGAFGLDSDLAAGEWETIRRRAELDSRRMTTEEFRAELAGINDKIEVIGEYTRASDKIRVRCKVCNHEWSVAPTTLRRGSGCASCAGRLKLTHERFVERLNLLHPEIVPLTEYVNSQTRMTFECRACGHVWSAQAYGLIAKSRSSGCRKCSVWAMLRRRSRKVRCITTGEVFDTLREAAAKYGVSRSAISQCCSEPPKLKRAGGREWEYVDLLSGER
- a CDS encoding saccharopine dehydrogenase family protein; this encodes MCKALIIGAGGVGTVVTQKIAANPVFTDVMLASRTKSKCDAVAAAIGGNRVKTAEVDADSVPQLCELFRAFKPDIVVNVALPYQDLTIMDACLECGCNYLDTANYEPKDEAHFEYSWQWAYQDRFKAAGLTAILGCGFDPGVTAIFTAYAAKHHFDEIHYLDIVDCNAGNHGMAFATNFNPEINIREVTQKGRYYENGEWVVTEPHEIHKPLNYPGIGERESYVIYHEELESLVKNYPTIRRARFWMTFGQEYLTHLRVIQNIGMARIDPIIYNGVEIVPIQFLKAVLPDPKSLGANYHGQTSIGCRIKGLKDGKERTYYIYNNCDHEQAFKETGTQAVSFTTGVPAALGASMWAKGLWRGAGVFNVEEFDPDPFLAELGEQGLPWHELFDVNLEV